The following proteins are encoded in a genomic region of Deltaproteobacteria bacterium:
- a CDS encoding 30S ribosomal protein S1 yields MEIETQGAPVEENFAQLFEESLQSQSEVREGEVVSGTVIEIKKDTVLVDIGYKSEATVPLSEFRLVEGVRSVVVGDKLDVFVESREDDSGLVIVSKEKADKLRVWDDISAAAERDELVKGTIIARVKGGLSVDIGVKAFLPGSQVDLRPVRNLDKLLGEEFEFKIIKFNKRRGNIVLSRRALLEQEREALKSTTLERIAEGEVLPGIVKNLTEYGAFVDLGGIDGLLHITDMSWGRISHPSEMFNIGDEINVKVLKFDAESERVSLGFKQITEDPWANAADKYPVSQRVEGKIVSLTDYGAFIEIEPGVEGLVHVSEMSWTKRVKHPSQVVKVGDDVAALVLDIDLSQKRISLGMKQAEPNPWTLIIERYPVGAVLNGVVRNITDFGIFVGVEDGIDGLVHISDMSWTHRVKHPSDLFKKGDEVEAVVLNIDVDNERFSLGIKQLTDDPWETLPRRFPRGTKVTGAVKKITDYGAFVEIEPGIDGLCHVSELSDDRETKVEDMVKEGDSLEVMVLDVDPGERRIALSIKAARDGTGDYRAYMHDHTASSGGGMGGTAFDALKNFNVVEEDGTEPKE; encoded by the coding sequence ATGGAAATCGAAACTCAAGGCGCACCGGTCGAAGAAAACTTCGCCCAGCTTTTTGAAGAAAGCTTGCAGTCGCAAAGTGAAGTTCGCGAAGGCGAAGTTGTTAGCGGCACCGTCATTGAAATTAAGAAAGATACCGTACTTGTAGACATCGGCTACAAGAGTGAGGCAACTGTGCCTCTCTCTGAGTTCCGCCTTGTAGAAGGCGTTCGCTCAGTAGTTGTCGGTGACAAACTGGACGTATTCGTGGAAAGCCGCGAAGACGATTCAGGACTCGTTATCGTGTCTAAGGAAAAGGCGGACAAGCTTCGCGTATGGGATGACATCTCAGCAGCAGCTGAGCGTGATGAACTCGTTAAGGGTACAATCATCGCACGCGTTAAGGGCGGTCTTTCTGTTGATATTGGCGTTAAGGCGTTCTTGCCAGGTAGCCAAGTTGACTTACGACCTGTTCGTAACCTCGACAAGCTTCTCGGCGAAGAGTTCGAGTTCAAAATCATCAAGTTCAACAAGCGTCGCGGAAACATCGTACTTTCCCGTCGTGCTCTTCTTGAGCAAGAGCGTGAAGCACTTAAGAGCACAACTCTTGAGCGCATCGCTGAAGGTGAAGTACTCCCAGGTATCGTTAAGAACCTTACTGAGTACGGTGCATTCGTTGACCTCGGTGGTATCGATGGACTTCTCCACATCACAGACATGAGCTGGGGACGTATCAGTCACCCATCTGAAATGTTTAACATTGGTGATGAAATCAACGTTAAGGTTCTTAAGTTTGATGCTGAGTCTGAGCGTGTTTCTCTCGGGTTTAAGCAGATCACTGAAGATCCATGGGCAAATGCTGCGGACAAGTACCCAGTAAGCCAGCGTGTTGAAGGTAAGATTGTAAGCTTGACTGATTACGGTGCATTCATCGAAATCGAGCCAGGTGTTGAAGGCCTTGTACATGTTTCTGAAATGAGCTGGACGAAGCGAGTTAAGCATCCGTCACAGGTTGTTAAAGTTGGTGACGATGTGGCAGCACTCGTTCTCGACATCGACCTCTCACAGAAGCGTATCTCTCTAGGTATGAAGCAGGCTGAGCCTAACCCATGGACGCTTATCATTGAGCGTTACCCAGTAGGTGCGGTTCTTAATGGTGTTGTTCGCAACATCACTGATTTCGGTATCTTCGTAGGCGTTGAAGACGGCATCGATGGCCTCGTACATATTTCTGATATGTCTTGGACACACCGTGTGAAGCACCCAAGCGATCTCTTCAAGAAGGGCGACGAAGTTGAAGCAGTTGTTCTTAACATCGATGTAGATAACGAGCGCTTTAGCCTCGGTATCAAGCAGCTTACTGATGACCCATGGGAAACTCTCCCACGTCGTTTCCCACGTGGAACGAAGGTTACTGGTGCAGTTAAGAAGATCACTGATTACGGTGCATTCGTTGAAATTGAGCCAGGAATTGATGGCCTGTGTCACGTATCTGAACTTTCAGATGACCGTGAGACTAAGGTTGAAGATATGGTTAAAGAAGGCGATTCACTTGAAGTGATGGTTCTTGATGTTGACCCAGGTGAGCGTCGTATTGCTCTGTCTATTAAGGCAGCGCGTGATGGCACTGGCGACTACCGAGCATACATGCACGACCACACGGCGTCGTCGGGCGGCGGTATGGGCGGAACAGCGTTTGATGCATTGAAGAACTTCAACGTTGTTGAAGAAGACGGCACTGAACCAAAGGAATAA
- a CDS encoding rRNA pseudouridine synthase: MAKERIQKIIAKAGIASRRKAETFITDGRVRVNGKLVTELGTKADLKHDNITVEGYGRLNPEPLVYILLHKPIHVISTAHDPEGRATVLEVIEKTRAMGKRSYEGELPRIYPVGRLDFDAEGLILLTNDGDFANQMTHPRYHVPRTYAVRIGGTPDDRALERMRRGVRLQNPDGSFTRPTAPAEVQITKRGSSNAWLEMTIFEGRNHQIKRMCLAIGQTVNRLIRTDFGGVEIGEMQPGAWRFLTPDEVHGLKNWKKGVSK, encoded by the coding sequence ATGGCCAAAGAACGAATCCAGAAAATCATTGCGAAGGCAGGCATTGCTTCACGTCGCAAAGCTGAAACTTTCATTACCGACGGCCGTGTTCGGGTAAACGGCAAGCTTGTGACCGAGCTGGGCACCAAAGCTGACCTCAAGCACGACAACATTACAGTTGAAGGTTACGGGCGCCTAAACCCTGAGCCCCTCGTCTATATTTTGCTGCATAAGCCAATCCACGTGATTAGTACCGCCCATGACCCAGAAGGTCGGGCTACGGTGCTTGAGGTTATAGAAAAGACCCGGGCTATGGGTAAGCGAAGTTATGAAGGCGAATTGCCACGAATTTACCCGGTTGGACGACTTGATTTCGATGCTGAGGGCCTGATCTTACTAACGAATGACGGTGATTTTGCGAACCAAATGACCCATCCTCGTTATCACGTTCCACGCACCTACGCGGTTCGAATCGGCGGAACCCCTGACGACCGCGCTCTTGAGCGTATGCGGCGGGGCGTACGGCTTCAAAACCCCGATGGTTCATTCACTCGTCCAACTGCACCTGCTGAAGTTCAGATAACAAAGCGCGGCTCCTCCAATGCCTGGCTTGAAATGACCATTTTTGAAGGTCGAAATCACCAAATTAAGCGGATGTGTCTGGCCATCGGTCAAACCGTTAACCGGTTGATTCGAACCGACTTTGGCGGTGTTGAAATCGGTGAAATGCAGCCGGGCGCGTGGCGATTTTTAACGCCAGATGAAGTTCACGGTCTGAAAAATTGGAAAAAAGGCGTTTCGAAGTAA
- the scpB gene encoding SMC-Scp complex subunit ScpB, producing the protein MEQEEMVAALEALIFACGEPVTFRELKKVLSRHLKELPDEEREESLGRLRGSLKLLRKRWPEDGSEARGFALVEVAEGFTFRSVSKYADLIRALREQRPVRLSKPALETLSIVAYRQPVTKSEIDFVRGVDCGGTLRILLERGLLKIVGKKEEPGRPLLYGTTRDFLSFFNLSTLKELPSLREYQELNEESVEKVSLFDAELTAVVAAAKEKLEGVGEEGVGLLVEAMDNLASTETQTRDALAQEGIVLDGDEA; encoded by the coding sequence ATGGAGCAGGAAGAAATGGTCGCGGCGCTTGAGGCATTGATTTTTGCCTGCGGTGAGCCCGTGACATTTAGAGAGCTAAAGAAGGTTCTTTCACGTCACCTTAAAGAATTACCGGATGAGGAGCGCGAAGAGTCACTGGGTCGTTTACGCGGGAGCTTAAAGCTGCTCCGCAAGCGATGGCCGGAAGATGGTTCCGAGGCTCGTGGCTTCGCATTGGTCGAAGTTGCCGAAGGCTTTACGTTTCGTTCGGTTTCAAAGTACGCCGACCTGATCCGAGCTCTTCGCGAGCAGCGACCCGTACGTTTGTCTAAGCCAGCTTTGGAAACCTTATCAATCGTTGCCTATCGCCAACCGGTTACAAAGTCGGAGATTGATTTTGTTCGTGGTGTCGATTGCGGCGGTACGCTTAGAATTCTGCTCGAGCGGGGGCTATTGAAGATTGTTGGTAAAAAGGAAGAACCAGGTCGACCTTTGCTTTATGGTACGACCCGAGATTTCCTTAGCTTTTTCAATCTTTCAACATTGAAAGAGCTTCCTTCGTTGCGCGAGTACCAGGAGTTGAACGAGGAGTCTGTTGAAAAGGTAAGCCTTTTTGATGCAGAACTGACTGCCGTGGTTGCAGCAGCCAAAGAGAAGTTAGAAGGCGTGGGCGAAGAGGGCGTGGGGCTTTTGGTCGAGGCTATGGACAACCTGGCATCGACTGAAACTCAGACCCGCGATGCCTTGGCTCAAGAGGGTATCGTGCTAGATGGCGATGAGGCTTGA
- a CDS encoding integration host factor subunit beta: MTKSELIQAIASSLQHLPARDVEVVVNTMFDSMTNALQGGDRIEIRGFGSFSVRNRRSRQGRNPKTGETISVPAKRVPFFTVGHELKKRINASAGFECDDTPEVELQSAAE; this comes from the coding sequence ATGACCAAGAGTGAGCTCATTCAGGCAATAGCCTCAAGTCTCCAGCACCTCCCGGCCCGTGATGTTGAAGTGGTCGTGAATACGATGTTTGACTCGATGACCAATGCTCTTCAGGGCGGTGATCGAATTGAAATCCGGGGATTTGGTAGCTTTTCAGTACGTAACCGTCGTTCGCGACAGGGACGTAACCCGAAAACGGGTGAAACTATTTCTGTACCAGCTAAGCGGGTACCGTTTTTTACAGTGGGCCACGAGCTCAAAAAGCGGATCAATGCTTCTGCTGGATTCGAGTGTGACGACACCCCTGAGGTAGAGTTACAATCAGCTGCAGAATAG
- a CDS encoding segregation/condensation protein A — RLLEYQKYKEAAESLGNRPRLNRDVFERRPEVIAYNSKDAPLKEMNVYALVQTFDHIVRRKKIKRKHHVVLDNISIRQRIEELLDILASQKNLEFDSLLEDVNTRIELIVSFLAVLEMAKMKLMRVYQSDEGDLFLQPRFDDPKEVTRRLSGLDESQYA, encoded by the coding sequence GCGCTTACTTGAATACCAGAAATACAAAGAAGCAGCCGAGAGTCTTGGCAATCGCCCACGACTCAATCGGGATGTCTTTGAACGACGACCCGAAGTGATTGCTTATAACTCTAAGGATGCACCCCTTAAAGAGATGAATGTTTACGCATTGGTGCAGACATTTGACCACATCGTACGCAGGAAAAAGATTAAGCGTAAACACCATGTCGTTCTCGATAATATCTCAATCAGGCAAAGGATTGAGGAGCTCCTGGATATTTTAGCGTCCCAGAAAAACCTCGAATTCGATTCACTCCTAGAAGACGTAAACACGAGGATTGAGCTCATTGTGAGCTTTCTCGCCGTCCTGGAAATGGCCAAAATGAAGCTGATGCGAGTTTACCAGAGCGACGAGGGTGACCTGTTTTTGCAGCCGAGATTCGATGATCCGAAGGAAGTAACCAGGCGTTTAAGTGGGCTCGACGAGTCACAATATGCATAA
- a CDS encoding 30S ribosomal protein S21, with amino-acid sequence MTKVVVKDGEPLEKALKRFKKKVEAAGILKDVRKREHYIKPSVRRKEKQLAAEKRRRRSAARARR; translated from the coding sequence GTGACTAAAGTTGTTGTTAAAGACGGTGAGCCTTTAGAAAAGGCCCTTAAGCGCTTTAAGAAAAAAGTTGAAGCAGCTGGTATTCTTAAAGACGTCCGAAAGCGTGAGCACTACATCAAGCCTTCTGTACGTCGGAAAGAAAAGCAGCTCGCAGCTGAGAAACGTCGACGTCGCAGTGCAGCTCGTGCACGACGATAA